In Nymphaea colorata isolate Beijing-Zhang1983 chromosome 3, ASM883128v2, whole genome shotgun sequence, a genomic segment contains:
- the LOC116251166 gene encoding LOW QUALITY PROTEIN: 4-coumarate--CoA ligase 1-like (The sequence of the model RefSeq protein was modified relative to this genomic sequence to represent the inferred CDS: inserted 1 base in 1 codon) produces MCLAFAKEPMEVKSGSCGTVIRNAEMKIVDPETGASLPHNQAGEICIRGAQIMKGYLNDEEATARTIDKDGWLHSGDIGYVDEDEELFIVDRLKELIKYKGFQVAPAELEXLLLTHPAVVDAAVVPMEDELAGEIPVAFVVKSHGSDVFEDDLKAFVAKQVVFYKKIHKVFVLQTIPSGKILRKDLKAKLAALSTN; encoded by the exons ATGTGCTTGGCCTTTGCAAAGGAGCCGATGGAGGTGAAATCAGGATCCTGTGGGACTGTGATAAGGAACGCAGAGATGAAGATTGTAGACCCAGAGACAGGGGCCTCTCTTCCTCACAATCAGGCCGGTGAGATCTGCATTAGAGGTGCCCAAATCATGAAAG gTTATCTGAATGACGAGGAGGCGACGGCAAGGACGATAGACAAGGACGGGTGGCTGCACAGCGGAGACATCGGGTACGTGGATGAAGATGAGGAGCTCTTCATAGTCGACCGTCTCAAGGAGCTGATCAAGTACAAAGGCTTTCAGGTGGCCCCTGCCGAGCTGG CCCTTCTTCTCACCCACCCCGCCGTCGTCGATGCCGCCGTCGTCCC gATGGAGGACGAGCTAGCAGGAGAGATTCCGGTGGCATTCGTCGTCAAATCCCACGGCTCCGACGTCTTCGAGGATGATCTCAAGGCTTTTGTCGCCAAACAG GTGGTGTTCTACAAAAAGATACACAAGGTTTTCGTTCTACAGACGATCCCGTCGGGGAAGATTCTAAGGAAAGATTTGAAAGCCAAGTTGGCCGCTTTGTCTACAAACTAA
- the LOC116250614 gene encoding 4-coumarate--CoA ligase 1-like: MENSQAKEFIFRSKLPDIEIPDHLPLHTYCFQKLDTLRDKACIIDGAKGRIYSYGEVELTARRVAAGLAKLGVQQREVVMLLLPNSPEFAFVFFGASYRGATTTTANPFYTPQEIAKQARASKARLVVTQSVYAEKLSELREKDGVKVVCVDEGFPEGCLHISCLTEADEREMPEVEVLPEDIVALPYSSGTTGLPKGVMLTHRGLVTDAAQHVDGENPTIHMRVEDVVLCVLPLFHIYSLSILLAGLRAGCAMLVMPKFEVGALMELVQKHKVSIAPIVPPIVLALVKNPNVDKYDLSSIRTVMSGAAPMGKELEDALRARIPNAKLGQGYGMTEAGPVISMCLAFAKEPFEIKSGSCGTVVRNAELKLVDPDTGASLPRNQAGEICIRGNQIMKGYLNDLEATATTIDKDGWLHTGDIGYVDDDDELFIVDRLKELIKYKGFQVAPAELEAMLLTHQAIADAAVVPMKDDAAGEIPVAFVVKSNGSDITEDDIKKFVAQQVVFYKKIQKVFFLDAIPKAPSGKILRRELRARLAQGVQSK, from the exons ATGGAGAATTCTCAGGCCAAGGAATTCATCTTCCGCTCCAAGCTCCCCGACATCGAGATTCCGGACCACCTGCCGCTCCACACTTACTGCTTCCAGAAGCTGGATACCCTCCGCGATAAGGCGTGCATCATCGATGGTGCCAAGGGGAGGATCTACAGCTACGGCGAGGTCGAGCTGACTGCCCGCCGCGTGGCCGCTGGGCTGGCGAAGCTCGGCGTCCAGCAGCGGGAGGTGGTCATGCTGCTGCTGCCCAACTCGCCGGAGTTCGCGTTCGTGTTCTTCGGTGCCAGCTACCGCGGGGCGACCACGACGACGGCCAACCCGTTCTACACGCCGCAGGAGATCGCGAAGCAGGCGCGGGCGTCCAAAGCGCGGCTGGTGGTGACGCAGTCGGTGTACGCGGAGAAACTGAGCGAGCTGCGGGAAAAGGACGGGGTGAAGGTGGTGTGCGTGGACGAGGGGTTCCCGGAGGGGTGCCTCCACATTTCGTGCCTGACGGAGGCGGACGAGCGGGAGATGCCGGAGGTGGAGGTGCTGCCGGAGGACATCGTGGCGCTGCCGTACTCGTCGGGGACGACGGGGCTGCCCAAGGGGGTGATGCTGACGCACCGGGGGCTGGTGACGGACGCCGCGCAGCACGTCGACGGCGAGAACCCGACGATCCACATGAGGGTGGAGGACGTGGTGCTGTGCGTGCTTCCGCTGTTCCACATATACTCGCTGTCGATCCTGCTGGCGGGGCTGAGGGCGGGGTGCGCCATGCTGGTGATGCCCAAGTTCGAGGTGGGCGCGCTCATGGAGCTGGTGCAGAAGCACAAGGTGAGCATCGCCCCCATCGTGCCGCCCATCGTCCTGGCCCTCGTCAAGAACCCTAACGTCGACAAATACGACCTCTCCTCCATCCGCACCGTCATGTCCGGCGCTGCGCCCATGGGCAAGGAGCTCGAGGACGCCCTCCGCGCCAGGATCCCCAACGCCAAGCTCGGCCAG GGTTATGGAATGACTGAGGCGGGTCCGGTTATATCGATGTGCTTGGCCTTCGCCAAGGAGCCTTTCGAGATCAAATCAGGCTCTTGTGGCACCGTAGTCAGGAACGCTGAGCTCAAGCTTGTTGACCCGGACACGGGCGCATCCCTGCCTCGCAATCAAGCCGGAGAGATCTGTATTAGGGGAAACCAAATCATGAAAG GTTATCTGAATGACTTGGAGGCGACGGCAACGACAATAGACAAGGATGGGTGGCTTCACACAGGAGACATCGGGTACGTTGATGACGACGATGAGTTGTTCATAGTGGACCGGTTGAAGGAGTTGATCAAGTACAAGGGCTTCCAGGTGGCCCCCGCTGAGCTCGAAGCTATGCTGCTCACCCACCAGGCCATCGCCGACGCCGCCGTTGTCCC GATGAAAGACGATGCGGCCGGCGAGATTCCGGTGGCCTTTGTCGTCAAATCGAATGGCTCGGACATCACGGAAGATGACATCAAGAAGTTCGTTGCCCAGCAG GTGGTGTTCTACAAGAAGATACAGAAGGTGTTCTTCCTAGATGCAATCCCGAAGGCTCCTTCAGGCAAGATTCTGAGGAGAGAATTGAGGGCAAGGTTAGCGCAGGGTGTCCAAAGTAAGTAG